GACTTTGTCATTGTCAAAATCTACCGCCTCGGTCTCTCGGAgttgctcatagggatagggtgagcctgcgttcataggggtgagtgtgtaCGAGTCTGGGTTTGTATTGTGTTTCTCAAAAAGAAACTTGACCTATCACTTTGGATTATGGCACATGCTAGCTTCTTTGCCCGGCGCATGCCGAACAAATATAGACTCGTGCTGATACCTACTTACATCATTTTTGTTGATCCTTTCAGTGCATCTTTTGGTGGAACCTGAAGTCCATGTGTTGCCCATGTGCATGATCATTGTTGCTCCCTGAAGAAGACCCAATCACTAAAGAGGGAATTCAAATTGTCGGCACGCAGCTTCCTAACACGCTAACTTTCAATTTTGTTTCAATATTTCACCAATGTTCTTGGGAAGGGGATAAATAAATCAATCAATTGGAATAAAGGGGGAACTTGGCTACGCTGGGCCACTTTCACCTCTTTGTGGGCCTATGGCCCATTTGCTGCAGTCCCTAACTCTAATTTGAATTTGGGCTTAAATGATCGGCATCTGCTCTCTTTTTTAATGTTCTCTGCTCTTCTTTTTAAGATCTTGATGATCCACACTAATCTAAAAAGAAAAGATCTTGATCCACATTGTATTGTGGCACATGCGATTCTTCGCCCGGCACTTGCAGACCGAAACGTACTTCCATCATTTTGTCGATTTTTCTTTGTTGCATCCTCTGAGGTCCATGCTTGTCATCCGCTGCTCTTTGAAGAACAGAACGATCTCATTGATCTAGCATATGTTTACCATAACACACAAAGCCACTAGCATAATGAGCACATTAGTGTGTGCCATACTCAATCACCTAATCCAAGTCCATATCATCCCCATCATCACCCCCTCCGTTCACTCGATCGCAACCATACCCGGAGGAGGGCATGAAACCGATCACCCGCGGCTTCTTGCCGATGTATCTTGGCAACAACAATCCTCGTCGCTTCATGTTGTTGTTGCCCTTTCCATCTCTTCTTGGAGCAAGATAGTTGGAGATGGAAGTGCGCATGTAGGCGAAGTCcatgcaagcttctccttgtctgGTGAACTTGGCCACTCGCTCCACCGTCTTCTTCCTCATGTCGATCGAAACCACCCACGACTCGTGGTCGTCGTGTGGGCCGGCATTCGTCATCAGGTAGAGAACATCCTTTGGGAGATGCTTTGCCAGAGCGTCCTGCGGCGGCGGAAAGGCAGTAGGCGTGCGGGTCCAGGCGTCGGCGCCGGAGTCGTAGGTACAGACGTCGTATTGCTTGGCTCCGGATCGCCGGTGAGAGCAGAGCGTCGCGATCTTGTAGGCGTCGGCGCGGTAGCGCATGATGCCGACCTCGCCGTGGGGCAGGTGTCCATGGCCCCCGGCCTAATTGAATGATCTCGAGTTCTGAGGCCACGTACTCGGCAGACAATCACACAATGTAGATAGAGTTTAAAATATGGCAACGAACAATGCATTTGCGCTAAGTGAACAATGTGTTTATGCCCATCTCAAGTGGAAGTCAGAAAGAATGGAATGCTCTCGTCTACTCTCATCATCAGTACAAAAATAATAATGCGCCTTCCAATGGCGTCTGGCTGCAGTACAATTGGTGCCGTAATCCTCATGTCCTTGCGTATGAACCTATACTGTATGGGAGGGGAGGCTGGACGAACTGACCGGGCGACAAAATGGTGACTTCAGGGGGAAGCACACACAGAACCGGCTAAATGTAGACCCCTGAATCCAAAACTTCTTCTACGGTGGTCATGCCCATGCTCCCACGTTGATGTTTCTGATGCTACACTGGTTGCTGCCTATGATGAAGATGCAACCTCGATGGCACTTCCGAGTGGCCACGCAGCTTCCACAAACGCGTCGCTGTAAGGAACCTTCTTTACCAATGTCATCTCTTGTTGGGGATCAACACCTGCAAGATGGAAAGCAAAACAAATGAGATAGGTCTTATAATAGATGTACACGATGATGGACATTTTTTACTTAGTACTGAGCCTCTTACCAAATCCATCCACAAGCAGTGTGTACTGGTACACAAGATCCATGCAAATGTATGGAACGTTATCCTTCTGGACACCAGGGTAGCTAGATTGGGCGTCATTCACGTTCAATTTGCAAGCACGCTTGGCAGCTTCCTCAAAGTCTGAGGGTTTGACCTTGGCAACAGCCGCATTGGAGTTAATGAAACCAGCCTGAACAGGAATCATGGAATGCTTAGAAGTGCATAGTGGGAAAGAGTAGCAAACAAGTGAAATTCATCTTCAGAAGGAGGACAGTGCTAGAATCAGAAGTTCCATAACTTACCTCGGCAGCCCTGTCAAAGAAAAACGACGCTACAAAGAGATTCTTCtggccagcaccaccaccaccattccAAATGCCACCAAAGGAACATTTCATGTGAGTGCATGCTTCATCTACTTTAAGAGCTTTCACTACATCAGCCCTGCATTCCGAAAAACTACTGCCAGAAGGTGCAGCCGATGCTTCAAATGTATTGCCACCATACTTGTATTGCCCTAAAATCATAAATGCCATTAGAATAGAGTCCTATGATCAGCACAATGAAAACAAGCATATCATGTCATAATATGCTCGTGGTTTGTATTGGCTATGAGTTTTTATGGACATAACACAAAGTAATACAAGTACTTTTAACAGAAAGGATGATAAGCGGCAAAGACTAACAAGCAGAACAAATAAGATAGTTTGTCCTGTAGAGAATGGTAATGTACACAGAACAAATTTGAGGAATTCGTCCTACTGTAAACCTGAGTTTGTTTCACAAGATAGCAAAGCTGACTTCTTTTGGGAACAGACTTCACTGAATGGGCTGGGAACTAACCTATACTTTTAAGATGCAGATGAAAAAGACAATAGCAGAACAGTAAGGCAGAAGAAAGCAGTCATACCCTGATGTCCAGCCAATACACAGTTGCTGTAACCATTGGCATTGCCAGCTTTTAAGATCTCTGCTCTAGCAGCCAGCAATCCGTAGCGCAAATAACTGCAACAAAAGTTCACAGTTATATTCATGATTTAAACTCATGATACCTTCGACGAGAATAATCATGTGATGTCACTTCCATTAGTGATACACCAAAAACTAATTACCCCGCAGAGCACAAGTGGATGCATGACTAAAGTCAGCTCAGACCGATGGCACTATGTTTGTCTACAATGCAGTTGCCTTGAAACAGTGTTAAATAAAGTCGTGCTTTTCTTGAGATTACTCAGCTGTTTTTACTGATGGATTTTTACACATTTAAATTGGGGTTATCATGAAATTTCTCACTCCCATTATGAATTATTCTAGGTCATTAATGTATTGCGGTGACATGACCGTTTCTTACATAATTACACATTTTTCTTCTTTCAGTGGTTTATGACTCATCAATCCAATTAGACATAACAGGATTTGCAGGACAGTACCACCATCAGGTGCTTAAATAGGTTTTGATAATTGTTACTTCATGTTATGCTTAGAAACATCAGCAGAGGGTTCACAAATTACGAGGACAATAATTCGGCTAAACAGGAGGAACAGCAAAAAGCTAACAGAAGTTAAAATATCAACCTGTGGACATAAAGATGATACGTTGTCCCTTTAAGGAAAAGCTTCTTCACGTATGATTCTTCACCATCTGCTGGTTTAGGAGCCTTTTCAGCATCCTTCTCTGGGATAGCATACGCCATTTGGACAGATCCACCGCCAAGGTCAACCACACCAACTGTGTCTGCGTACGTCTTTCCCAGATTTCCCAACAGATAATTAATGGTAACCTGTAAGCATATAGAAGAGTGAATGGGAGATATATGGTATATGTCCCTGCACTAGGAAGGTAAACAAAGCAGCAAAGCTTATGAATAATTCCTAAACACTCTGCTTAGCACACGATCTGACCTCTACTAGGCCTGTTTGGTGGTTACCTTGAACTCTACTTACATACAGTTTTACATATCTATATCTACACCACTATATAGTGTGGGAATAACATTGAATATTGgctgttggatgaagccaatccaacggtGGAAAGTTGGCAGGCCCGAGCATTGTTGGCCATTGGATATCTTATTCACTACACACGATTTTGCCATGCATGCGTACTATCTAGAATATTCCATTACTAAGCTTAAGCACAATGCACCCTATGCACAAACCTCAAAGCACTATGTTTCTCCTTTGCTCTAGAATCTTCCATACTTTAACACTGCCAACTTTTTTCTTCTAAATGAATTGCTATTGCTTTTTACTTTATGAATATCAATGTATAATGTGCACAAACCTTATCACTTCAGTAAAGAAAGCACACAAAAAACTCCATGGCTACAGTACCATAGCAATGTAAGATGGCTCTGAAAGAATTGACATTCGCTTTTGCTTTATTTACTTCTTGTACAAGGCTATGACAGTATCTTCATaaaatgatttatatttttttCAGTGCCATAAACTACAAGAATTAAATCTACATCTCATACATGATGCATATGTGACTATAAATTTATA
The window above is part of the Triticum aestivum cultivar Chinese Spring chromosome 2A, IWGSC CS RefSeq v2.1, whole genome shotgun sequence genome. Proteins encoded here:
- the LOC123187448 gene encoding probable apyrase 2, producing the protein MRRYSQLPGAGRQDTLADRVHRYRGVLLVVLAPLALVSLVLLLMPRAPAGAAQRPLGGGAGAAGGKKYAVIFDAGSSGSRVHVFCFDGNLDLVHIGTDIELFVQKKPGLSAYAQDPREAAQSLVSLIEKAKEVVPAELRDQTPVRVGATAGLRALGAGKSEEILQAVRDLLREKSSFKNQPDWVTVLDGTQEGAYEWVTINYLLGNLGKTYADTVGVVDLGGGSVQMAYAIPEKDAEKAPKPADGEESYVKKLFLKGTTYHLYVHSYLRYGLLAARAEILKAGNANGYSNCVLAGHQGQYKYGGNTFEASAAPSGSSFSECRADVVKALKVDEACTHMKCSFGGIWNGGGGAGQKNLFVASFFFDRAAEAGFINSNAAVAKVKPSDFEEAAKRACKLNVNDAQSSYPGVQKDNVPYICMDLVYQYTLLVDGFGVDPQQEMTLVKKVPYSDAFVEAAWPLGSAIEVASSS